One region of Clavibacter michiganensis subsp. tessellarius genomic DNA includes:
- a CDS encoding flagella basal body P-ring formation protein FlgA has translation MPRTPRSARPARRPVWLDPRFVIGLVLVLASTGGVVALLRSADTSVVVMAAGAPLDAGRTVHASDLVPVRVRLDTASGLYLTPDAAEGMVVTRFVGAGELVPRSSLSSADARTSASVVITTAAGADHLVVPGTVVDVWAAASKGSGTSAYEAPRVVVSGATVSQVIQPQGFVADQDHTQVQLTVPRQDVAAVIASTDARDEITLVPVGDAGA, from the coding sequence ATGCCTCGCACACCCCGCTCCGCCCGTCCTGCGCGCCGCCCCGTCTGGCTGGATCCCCGCTTCGTCATCGGCCTCGTCCTCGTGCTCGCCTCGACCGGCGGCGTCGTCGCCCTGCTCCGCTCGGCCGACACGTCCGTCGTCGTCATGGCCGCGGGCGCGCCGCTCGACGCGGGGCGCACGGTGCACGCCTCGGACCTCGTCCCGGTCCGCGTCCGCCTCGACACGGCCTCCGGCCTGTACCTGACCCCCGACGCCGCCGAGGGGATGGTCGTGACCCGCTTCGTTGGCGCGGGCGAGCTGGTCCCGCGGTCGTCCCTCTCCTCCGCGGATGCACGGACGAGCGCCTCCGTCGTCATCACCACGGCGGCGGGCGCCGACCACCTCGTCGTGCCCGGCACGGTGGTCGACGTCTGGGCGGCCGCGTCCAAGGGCTCCGGGACGTCGGCGTACGAGGCGCCACGGGTCGTCGTCTCCGGGGCGACCGTCTCGCAGGTCATCCAGCCGCAGGGCTTCGTGGCGGACCAGGACCACACGCAGGTCCAGCTCACGGTGCCCCGACAGGACGTGGCGGCGGTGATCGCGTCGACGGATGCCCGCGACGAGATCACGCTCGTTCCCGTGGGCGACGCGGGGGCCTGA